In the genome of Cystobacter fuscus DSM 2262, one region contains:
- a CDS encoding hybrid sensor histidine kinase/response regulator, whose product MDRDRLAQALMATFLEELEGHVAALNRDLLALEKATSPARAGELMNSLLRTVHSVKGASRAVSVGLIETACHRLEEVLAAVDNQGPAHPELMELCFATADALDDAGRRLATKQDLKGTPLEELLPRLEDAAQSPESLRARALVPTPPEPARPAPATPPPASVTPAPSPVTAPPPPESSAPAAEGLPVRVSAQKLDALLARSGELRVAGLRLEGRVETLEAVGEELTHLRQRLTGAEALVARRLETRLAQLGRALAADRRTLTQAASGLDEEVRRARTLPFAEGCAGLERNARDLARAAGKQVRLEVHGGALELDRSLLQGLREPLLHLMRNAVAHGVETPAERREAGKPEEGVVTLTARLRGGRVQVVVEDDGRGLDVGAIREKARARGLPVLDDAGDVRLIFMSGLTTTEAVTAVSGRGVGLDVVRSQVEALRGSVDVSFVPGQGTRFVMDVPLTLSTLRVLLVLASGQTFAVAGESVERLLRLDPGDVRRVEGRQLWAGPEALLPLSTLAQVLGLPAGTPRPHPSALLLSAGEVHAVLGVDEVVAEQEVLIRGLGPRIRRARHVSGVAVLPDGRLAPLLNAPSLVRAAEGRTASVGLFPVAAAPTARRRVLLADDSMTTRALEQSILEAAGYEVLACSDGQEAWERLQAEGADALVSDVEMPRMDGFTLTEAVRGSPRFGRLPVVLVTARSSDEDKTRGLQVGASAYLVKSAFDQSHLLETLRQLL is encoded by the coding sequence GAGGAGCTCGAGGGACACGTGGCCGCGCTGAATCGGGACTTGCTCGCGCTGGAGAAGGCCACGAGCCCCGCGCGGGCCGGCGAGCTGATGAACTCCCTGTTGCGCACGGTGCACAGCGTGAAGGGCGCCTCGCGCGCGGTGAGCGTGGGCCTCATCGAGACGGCGTGCCACCGGCTGGAGGAGGTGCTGGCCGCGGTGGACAACCAGGGCCCGGCCCACCCGGAGCTGATGGAGCTGTGCTTCGCCACCGCGGACGCGCTGGACGACGCGGGGCGCCGGCTCGCCACCAAGCAGGACTTGAAGGGCACGCCGCTCGAGGAGCTGCTGCCCCGGCTGGAGGACGCGGCCCAGTCCCCCGAGTCCCTGCGCGCCCGGGCGCTCGTGCCCACCCCGCCAGAGCCCGCTCGCCCAGCGCCCGCCACGCCTCCGCCCGCCTCCGTCACGCCCGCGCCCTCGCCCGTCACGGCGCCGCCCCCGCCGGAGTCCTCCGCACCGGCCGCGGAGGGGCTGCCGGTGCGCGTGTCGGCGCAGAAGCTGGACGCGCTCCTGGCGCGCAGTGGCGAGCTGCGCGTGGCGGGACTGCGGCTCGAGGGCCGGGTGGAGACGCTGGAGGCGGTGGGCGAGGAGCTGACCCACCTGCGCCAGCGCCTCACCGGCGCGGAGGCCCTGGTGGCGCGGCGGCTGGAGACGCGGCTGGCGCAGCTCGGCCGGGCGCTCGCGGCGGACCGGCGCACGCTCACGCAGGCCGCGAGTGGACTGGACGAGGAGGTGCGGCGCGCGCGCACCCTGCCCTTCGCGGAAGGGTGCGCGGGCCTGGAGCGCAACGCGAGGGACCTGGCGCGCGCGGCGGGCAAGCAGGTGCGGCTGGAGGTGCATGGCGGCGCGCTGGAGCTGGATCGCTCGCTGCTGCAAGGGCTGCGCGAGCCGCTGCTGCACCTGATGCGCAACGCGGTGGCGCACGGCGTGGAGACTCCGGCCGAGCGGCGCGAGGCGGGCAAGCCCGAGGAAGGCGTGGTGACGCTGACGGCGCGGCTGCGCGGCGGGCGGGTGCAGGTGGTGGTGGAGGACGACGGGCGGGGACTGGACGTGGGCGCCATCCGCGAGAAGGCGCGCGCACGCGGGCTGCCGGTGTTGGACGACGCGGGCGACGTGCGGCTCATCTTCATGTCCGGCCTGACCACGACCGAGGCGGTGACGGCGGTGTCCGGGCGCGGGGTGGGACTGGACGTGGTGCGCTCGCAGGTGGAGGCGCTGCGCGGCAGCGTGGACGTGTCCTTCGTCCCCGGCCAGGGCACGCGCTTCGTGATGGACGTGCCCCTCACGCTGAGCACCCTGCGGGTGTTGCTGGTGCTGGCGAGTGGCCAGACGTTCGCCGTGGCGGGCGAGAGCGTGGAGCGCCTCTTGCGACTGGATCCCGGGGACGTGCGGCGCGTGGAGGGCCGGCAGCTGTGGGCCGGACCCGAGGCGCTCCTCCCCCTGTCCACGCTCGCCCAGGTGCTGGGCCTGCCCGCGGGCACGCCGCGCCCGCACCCCAGCGCCCTCTTGCTGTCCGCGGGGGAGGTGCACGCCGTACTGGGCGTGGACGAGGTGGTGGCCGAGCAGGAGGTGCTCATCCGCGGCCTCGGCCCGCGCATCCGCCGCGCGCGCCACGTGTCCGGAGTGGCCGTGCTGCCCGATGGGCGCCTGGCCCCCCTGCTCAACGCCCCCTCGCTCGTGCGCGCCGCCGAGGGCCGCACCGCCTCCGTGGGCCTCTTCCCCGTCGCCGCGGCGCCCACCGCCCGCCGCCGCGTGCTGCTCGCCGACGACTCCATGACCACGCGCGCCCTGGAGCAGAGCATCCTCGAGGCGGCCGGCTACGAGGTCCTCGCGTGCTCGGACGGCCAGGAGGCGTGGGAGCGGCTCCAGGCGGAGGGCGCCGACGCGCTCGTCTCCGACGTGGAGATGCCCCGCATGGACGGCTTCACCCTCACCGAGGCGGTTCGCGGCTCCCCGCGCTTTGGCCGGCTGCCCGTGGTACTCGTCACCGCGCGCTCCTCCGACGAGGACAAGACCCGTGGGCTCCAGGTGGGCGCCAGCGCCTATCTCGTCAAGAGCGCGTTCGATCAATCCCATCTGCTGGAGACCCTGAGACAGCTCCTATGA
- a CDS encoding ATP-binding protein → MSPPPSGFELAFRAQPDPAYLLDETGRVLACSDKGALVLGMPAELLIGQPWARLAPLLEEGARLEAACGTALAQGSAPVLQAVWPSASGGPRPHSFNITAVREAGTPPRLLVMARPLTEAETVYARALGLEQAARAEVEAAERRQSFLYQAMTTLFSHAPDPKGMYTLLAHLAVPDLADWCIVDAVEQGPWVTRAAVAHLDPTQGEQARAMSARFERRPAQVGVLRVLHTGESELVSAVTDSLLRAAASEPEHPEMLQRLQACSYMIVPLKARGHTLGAVTFISSTSGRRYGPSDLALVEDLCVRASLAIDNARLVGESRRATRAREDLLAVVSHDLKNPLGVVQLASALLMRGAQGKPGGEQVQKQASRIQSAGERMARLISDLLDWGRIEAGGLPLEPSEQDVASLASEALESVRPLAEARGLKVMTQLAEDDVRVRCDRTRVLQVFGNLLGNAVKFTPEGGELLVGARVQRGEVQLWVRDTGAGIRPEALPHIFERYWQAKEAESRGTGLGLYIAKGIVEAHGGRIWAQSEWGKGSTFTFTLPLADRAAALNNTSVYSAG, encoded by the coding sequence ATGAGCCCTCCCCCCTCCGGATTCGAACTGGCTTTCAGGGCCCAACCGGACCCGGCCTATCTCCTGGACGAAACGGGGCGGGTGCTGGCATGCAGTGATAAGGGAGCGCTCGTCCTCGGCATGCCCGCCGAGCTGCTGATCGGCCAGCCCTGGGCCCGGCTGGCCCCCCTGCTGGAGGAAGGCGCCCGCCTGGAGGCCGCGTGCGGCACTGCCCTGGCGCAAGGCAGCGCGCCCGTCCTGCAGGCCGTCTGGCCGAGCGCCTCGGGCGGCCCCCGGCCCCACAGCTTCAACATCACCGCGGTGCGCGAGGCGGGCACTCCGCCCCGGCTGCTGGTGATGGCGCGTCCGCTCACCGAGGCGGAGACGGTATACGCGCGCGCCCTGGGCCTGGAGCAGGCCGCGCGCGCCGAGGTGGAAGCCGCCGAGCGCCGCCAGTCCTTCCTCTACCAGGCGATGACGACGCTCTTCTCCCACGCGCCGGATCCCAAGGGCATGTACACGCTGCTCGCGCATCTGGCGGTGCCGGACCTGGCCGACTGGTGCATCGTGGACGCGGTGGAGCAGGGCCCGTGGGTCACCCGCGCCGCCGTGGCCCACCTGGACCCCACCCAGGGCGAGCAGGCCCGCGCGATGAGCGCCCGCTTCGAGCGCCGGCCCGCGCAGGTGGGCGTGCTGCGGGTGCTGCACACGGGCGAGTCGGAGCTGGTGTCGGCGGTGACGGACTCGCTCCTGCGCGCGGCCGCCAGCGAGCCCGAGCACCCGGAGATGCTCCAGCGCCTGCAGGCGTGCTCGTACATGATCGTCCCGCTCAAGGCGCGCGGGCACACGCTGGGCGCGGTGACGTTCATCTCCAGCACCTCGGGGCGCCGCTATGGCCCGAGCGACCTGGCGCTGGTGGAGGACCTGTGCGTGCGCGCCAGCCTCGCCATCGACAACGCGCGCCTGGTGGGTGAGTCGCGGCGGGCCACGCGCGCGCGCGAGGACTTGCTCGCGGTGGTGTCGCACGACTTGAAGAACCCGCTGGGCGTGGTGCAGCTGGCCTCGGCGCTGCTCATGCGCGGGGCCCAGGGCAAGCCGGGCGGCGAGCAGGTGCAGAAGCAGGCCAGCCGCATCCAGTCGGCGGGCGAGCGCATGGCGCGGCTCATCTCGGACCTGCTGGACTGGGGCCGCATCGAGGCGGGCGGGCTGCCGCTGGAGCCGTCCGAGCAGGACGTGGCGTCGCTGGCGAGCGAGGCACTCGAGAGCGTGCGTCCGCTCGCGGAGGCGCGCGGCCTGAAGGTCATGACGCAGCTGGCCGAGGACGACGTGCGGGTGCGCTGCGACCGGACGCGGGTGCTGCAGGTGTTCGGCAACCTGTTGGGCAACGCGGTGAAGTTCACCCCGGAGGGGGGCGAGCTGCTGGTGGGCGCGCGGGTGCAGCGCGGCGAGGTGCAGCTGTGGGTGCGCGACACCGGCGCCGGCATCCGCCCCGAGGCGCTGCCGCACATCTTCGAGCGCTACTGGCAGGCGAAGGAAGCGGAGAGCCGGGGCACGGGCCTGGGGCTCTACATCGCCAAGGGCATCGTCGAGGCCCATGGCGGCCGCATCTGGGCCCAGAGCGAGTGGGGCAAGGGCAGCACCTTCACCTTCACCCTGCCCCTGGCCGACCGCGCCGCCGCCCTCAACAACACGAGCGTCTATTCGGCGGGCTAG
- a CDS encoding glycoside hydrolase family 1 protein yields MSRRALLLGLSLLAGCTGRPSFDPATINAAPIGQGLPRGFLLGASTASHQVEGNNQNDWTDWETSSYPDGSPHIHDRSVSGIAADSWNRFDEDIALLKKLGANAYRFSVEWSRLEPEKGQWNTEAFERYRQWVRALRANGIEPNVTLHHFTLPRWVSAKGGWENPTTVEDFASFSGKVAEELGEQVDWWGTINEPNVYAVFGYMDGVWPPGKQSTGIAAEVLARLLEAHARSAQQVRENDTWDADGDGKNSLIGLVHHVRVFQPATGSTTDTVVTGLTDSFFNQSVTEALRTGHISILVPGEISIERDVPGLKGSADYLGINYYTRDHVRQDFSPSFSHKYVPEDRETNDLGWEIYPEGLYMFLKRYANLGMPLVVTENGMDDRTGERRPYFLRSHLYAVERAVAEGVPVRGYFHWSLMDNFEWAEGYEPRFGLFRVDWTGGRDRQVTPAVEAFRDVARNLGLTPTP; encoded by the coding sequence ATGAGCCGCCGTGCCCTGCTGTTGGGCCTCTCCCTCCTCGCGGGCTGCACCGGGCGGCCCTCGTTCGATCCCGCCACCATCAACGCCGCGCCCATCGGCCAGGGCCTGCCCCGCGGCTTCCTCCTGGGCGCCTCCACCGCCAGCCACCAGGTGGAGGGCAACAACCAGAACGACTGGACCGACTGGGAGACGAGCAGCTACCCGGACGGCTCACCCCACATCCACGACCGCAGCGTGTCCGGCATCGCCGCGGACTCGTGGAACCGCTTCGACGAGGACATCGCGCTCCTGAAGAAGCTGGGCGCCAACGCCTACCGCTTCAGCGTCGAGTGGAGCCGCCTGGAGCCCGAAAAGGGCCAGTGGAACACCGAGGCCTTCGAGCGCTACCGCCAGTGGGTCCGTGCCCTGCGCGCCAACGGCATCGAGCCCAACGTGACGCTGCACCACTTCACCCTGCCGCGCTGGGTGTCCGCCAAGGGCGGCTGGGAGAACCCCACCACCGTGGAGGACTTCGCGAGCTTCTCCGGCAAGGTGGCCGAGGAGCTCGGCGAGCAGGTGGACTGGTGGGGCACCATCAACGAGCCCAACGTCTACGCCGTGTTCGGCTACATGGACGGCGTGTGGCCCCCGGGCAAGCAGAGCACGGGCATCGCCGCCGAGGTGCTCGCGCGCCTGCTCGAGGCCCACGCCCGCTCCGCGCAGCAGGTGCGCGAGAACGACACCTGGGACGCCGATGGCGACGGCAAGAACAGCCTCATCGGGCTCGTCCACCACGTGCGCGTCTTCCAGCCGGCCACCGGCTCCACCACCGACACCGTGGTCACCGGCCTCACCGACTCCTTCTTCAACCAGAGCGTCACCGAGGCCCTGCGCACCGGTCACATCTCCATCCTCGTGCCCGGGGAGATCTCCATCGAGCGCGACGTGCCCGGCCTCAAGGGCTCCGCCGACTACCTCGGCATCAACTACTACACGCGCGATCACGTCCGGCAGGACTTCTCCCCGTCCTTCTCCCACAAATACGTACCCGAGGACCGCGAGACGAATGATCTCGGGTGGGAGATCTACCCCGAGGGCCTCTACATGTTCCTCAAGCGCTACGCGAACCTGGGCATGCCGCTGGTGGTGACGGAGAACGGCATGGATGATCGCACCGGGGAGCGTCGGCCCTACTTCCTGCGCAGCCACTTGTACGCGGTGGAGCGGGCGGTAGCGGAGGGCGTGCCGGTGCGCGGATACTTCCACTGGAGCCTCATGGACAACTTCGAGTGGGCCGAGGGCTACGAGCCCCGCTTCGGCCTGTTCCGGGTCGATTGGACTGGGGGACGAGATCGTCAGGTGACTCCCGCGGTGGAAGCCTTCCGCGACGTGGCGCGCAACCTCGGACTCACACCCACTCCCTGA
- the trhA gene encoding PAQR family membrane homeostasis protein TrhA encodes MASPERIETLRIEEEEVKPLLRGVSHALAFVAALAGCFFLAQAPAEGARHVAGLVFGASLVLMFGVSATYHCPNWSPVTYQRLQRCDHAAIYMLIAGTFTPIAVLDAAGGWGPRMLWVMWIAALTGAGLSLLGHSGPRGLRSVLYVVLGTVSVPVMLRLPEVIGPVRVGWLVFGAVVYALGAGVYARRWPDPRPTLFGYHEIFHLMVITGASVHYAVILDVLRGG; translated from the coding sequence ATGGCATCCCCCGAGCGCATCGAGACTCTCCGGATCGAAGAGGAGGAAGTGAAGCCCCTGCTGCGCGGCGTGTCGCATGCGCTCGCGTTCGTGGCGGCGCTCGCCGGGTGCTTCTTCCTGGCCCAGGCCCCGGCCGAGGGCGCGCGGCACGTGGCCGGCCTGGTGTTCGGCGCCAGCCTGGTGCTGATGTTCGGGGTCAGCGCGACGTACCACTGCCCCAACTGGAGCCCCGTCACCTATCAGCGCCTCCAGCGGTGCGACCATGCCGCCATCTACATGCTCATCGCGGGCACCTTCACGCCCATCGCCGTCCTGGACGCGGCGGGGGGCTGGGGCCCTCGGATGCTGTGGGTGATGTGGATCGCGGCGCTCACGGGGGCGGGGCTCTCGCTGCTGGGCCACTCCGGGCCGCGAGGGCTGCGCTCCGTGCTCTATGTCGTGCTGGGGACGGTGTCGGTCCCGGTGATGCTGCGGCTGCCCGAAGTCATCGGCCCCGTGCGCGTCGGGTGGCTCGTCTTCGGCGCCGTCGTCTATGCCCTGGGCGCCGGGGTCTACGCGCGCCGGTGGCCGGATCCCCGTCCCACCCTCTTCGGCTACCATGAGATCTTCCACCTCATGGTCATCACGGGGGCCTCCGTGCACTACGCCGTCATCCTCGACGTGCTGCGGGGCGGGTGA
- the cutA gene encoding divalent-cation tolerance protein CutA codes for MSEAHTDAILVLVTAPTADKAAELARALVEEGLAACGNVVPGLRSIYRWEGKVHDEPEALLVLKSRAPLFEALRERVVALHPYECPEVLRLDVAAGHAPYLQWIVDNVRAGP; via the coding sequence ATGAGCGAAGCCCACACCGATGCCATCCTCGTCCTGGTGACGGCGCCCACGGCGGACAAGGCCGCGGAGCTGGCCCGCGCGCTCGTGGAGGAGGGGCTGGCGGCATGCGGCAACGTGGTGCCCGGCCTGCGCTCCATCTACCGCTGGGAGGGCAAGGTGCACGACGAGCCCGAGGCGCTGCTCGTGCTCAAGTCCCGCGCGCCCCTCTTCGAGGCGCTGCGCGAGCGCGTCGTGGCGCTGCACCCCTATGAGTGCCCGGAGGTGCTGCGGCTGGACGTGGCGGCCGGCCACGCGCCCTACCTGCAATGGATTGTCGACAACGTGCGCGCCGGACCGTGA
- the cheB gene encoding chemotaxis-specific protein-glutamate methyltransferase CheB: MKPDKLRVVVAEDSPTARRLLVEILRADPTFDVVGEAKDGVEALELTRRLRPDLVTMDIQMPNMDGLEATKRIMTEVPTPVVVVSTLVERDIQTSMTALRSGALAVLQKLVGPQAPDFDAEARRLRDTVKAMAEVKVIRHWPSRDGAPTPRAPLVTARRRKPEVVVIAASTGGPAALHRILSELPPHFPLPILVVQHIALGFGKGMATWLDSVCKLEVKVADDGEPLRPGVVYIAPDDRHLGIRPDKHVEVSTAAPVGGFRPSGTWLFRSASRVYGAGIAAAVLTGMGQDGLDGLREVHETGGWVMAQDEATSVVYGMPGVAVSAGVTDEVLPLDNFARRLRELAGMTEGE, from the coding sequence ATGAAGCCCGACAAGCTCCGTGTCGTCGTCGCCGAGGACTCGCCCACCGCCCGGCGCCTGCTGGTGGAAATCCTGCGCGCGGACCCCACCTTCGACGTGGTGGGCGAGGCGAAGGATGGCGTGGAGGCGCTGGAGCTCACGCGCCGCCTGCGCCCGGACCTGGTCACCATGGACATCCAGATGCCGAACATGGATGGACTGGAGGCCACCAAGCGCATCATGACGGAGGTGCCCACGCCCGTGGTGGTGGTGAGCACCCTGGTGGAGCGCGACATCCAGACGTCCATGACGGCGCTGCGCTCCGGGGCGCTCGCGGTGTTGCAGAAGCTCGTGGGGCCCCAGGCGCCCGACTTCGACGCCGAGGCGCGGCGGCTGCGCGACACGGTGAAGGCCATGGCCGAGGTGAAGGTCATCCGCCACTGGCCCAGCCGCGATGGCGCCCCCACGCCCCGCGCGCCCCTCGTCACCGCGCGCCGGCGCAAGCCCGAGGTGGTCGTCATCGCCGCCTCCACCGGGGGCCCCGCGGCGCTGCACCGCATCCTCTCCGAGCTCCCCCCGCACTTCCCCCTGCCCATCCTCGTGGTGCAGCACATCGCCCTGGGCTTCGGCAAGGGCATGGCCACCTGGCTCGACAGCGTGTGCAAGCTGGAGGTGAAGGTGGCCGACGACGGCGAGCCCCTGCGCCCGGGCGTCGTCTACATCGCGCCGGATGATCGCCACCTGGGTATCCGGCCCGACAAGCACGTGGAGGTCTCCACCGCCGCGCCCGTGGGGGGCTTCCGGCCCTCGGGCACGTGGCTGTTCCGCTCGGCCTCGCGCGTCTATGGCGCGGGCATCGCCGCCGCCGTGCTCACCGGCATGGGCCAGGACGGCCTGGATGGCCTGCGCGAGGTGCACGAGACGGGCGGCTGGGTGATGGCCCAGGACGAGGCCACCAGCGTGGTGTACGGCATGCCGGGCGTGGCCGTGTCCGCCGGCGTCACCGACGAGGTGTTGCCCCTGGACAATTTCGCCCGCCGCTTGCGTGAGCTGGCGGGCATGACGGAGGGCGAGTAG
- a CDS encoding PilZ domain-containing protein, which produces MGVIQFIDEFRELHTKARQGKLAELERPAYVAAREQFARALLNAQGLMLDGAEARRHYRVAHQLPVELQMAYGNVWTNTLDLSAGGFSVMLPHAVDVKERPSALLYLPDGTTLAGTVRVVSQFQRADKHRASFAFLDLTERECDLLEGFLIDFALERVGITPP; this is translated from the coding sequence ATGGGCGTGATCCAGTTCATCGATGAGTTCCGCGAACTCCACACCAAGGCGCGGCAGGGAAAGCTCGCGGAGCTGGAGCGGCCCGCCTACGTGGCGGCGCGCGAGCAGTTCGCGCGGGCGTTGCTCAACGCCCAGGGCCTGATGCTCGACGGGGCCGAGGCCCGGCGCCACTACCGCGTGGCGCACCAGTTGCCGGTGGAGTTGCAGATGGCCTACGGCAACGTGTGGACGAACACCCTGGACCTGTCGGCGGGTGGCTTCTCGGTGATGCTGCCGCACGCGGTGGACGTGAAGGAGCGGCCGAGCGCCCTGCTCTACCTGCCGGACGGCACGACGCTGGCGGGCACCGTGCGCGTGGTGTCCCAGTTCCAGCGGGCCGACAAGCACCGCGCCTCGTTCGCCTTCCTGGATCTGACCGAGCGCGAGTGCGATCTGCTCGAGGGATTCCTCATCGACTTCGCCCTGGAGCGCGTGGGTATCACCCCTCCGTGA
- a CDS encoding PilZ domain-containing protein: protein MSPNQWVEQFRRLHQRARQGQLSESEQRNYQAAREYFARALTAAQGLSVPASHSARRMFRVAQGLQVDLTFAAGAVRAVTLDVSVGGFSVMMHKPPSETEEPGFSLRLPGNQEPVVGRARQVSMQRKLGTHRVSFNILGLSEKEEQRLESTLFDLALERIK from the coding sequence ATGAGCCCCAATCAATGGGTGGAACAGTTCCGGCGCCTGCACCAGCGGGCACGTCAGGGGCAGCTGTCGGAGAGCGAGCAGCGCAACTACCAGGCCGCGCGCGAGTACTTCGCCCGGGCGCTCACGGCGGCCCAGGGGCTGAGCGTGCCCGCGAGTCACTCGGCGCGCCGGATGTTCCGCGTCGCCCAGGGGCTGCAGGTGGACCTGACGTTCGCCGCGGGCGCCGTGCGGGCCGTGACGCTGGATGTGTCGGTGGGCGGCTTCTCGGTGATGATGCACAAGCCCCCGTCCGAGACCGAGGAGCCTGGATTCTCGCTGCGCCTGCCGGGCAATCAGGAGCCGGTGGTGGGCCGCGCCAGACAGGTGTCGATGCAGCGCAAGCTGGGCACCCACCGCGTCTCGTTCAACATCCTCGGCCTGTCGGAGAAGGAAGAGCAGCGCCTGGAGTCGACGCTGTTCGACCTGGCGCTCGAGCGCATCAAGTAG
- a CDS encoding sensor histidine kinase, which yields MTTPLRVLMVEDNPDDQDLVERELRHGGYEVHILRVQSAEELREALVPGRWDIILSDYSLPGFDAPGALAIVLDSGLDIPFIVVSGSVGENEGVEVMKAGARDYFPKTNIIRLPAAVAREVEQARLRQERAWAARDRDLLARAGEVLVGSLDFQSTLERVARVPVPELADWCAVYLPEEGRYLRTVALAHEDPSRVALGLETDRLFPMDLEAPSGPPCVFRTGEPLLLTEVPEERLALLARSPEHLRRILALGLCSVIHVPLVGRMGTLGVVTLGTTGRRPRFCQRDMPVAQELARRAALTLENARLYHESQEAIRLRDEFLAVASHELRTPLTSLGLQLGSLVQRARRESALDMVERLDRGLRQVRRLGTLVETLLDVSRLSTGELSLSPERMDLGEVVREVLERFEAESQAMGCALRVEVTPGLVGEWDRMRVEQVVSGLLANAFKFGARRPVEVRVWAERGGARVVVEDRGIGIPEDQLERIFERFGRAVSSRSYGGLGLGLYVARRAAEAHGGRVWAEQREGGGARFTLELPLRPARVE from the coding sequence ATGACGACACCGCTGCGAGTCCTGATGGTGGAGGACAACCCGGACGACCAGGATCTGGTGGAGCGCGAGCTGCGCCATGGCGGCTACGAGGTGCACATCCTCCGGGTGCAGTCGGCCGAGGAGCTGCGCGAGGCGCTCGTGCCCGGGCGCTGGGACATCATCCTCTCCGACTACAGCCTGCCCGGCTTCGATGCGCCTGGCGCGCTCGCCATCGTGCTCGACAGCGGCCTGGACATTCCCTTCATCGTCGTGTCCGGCAGCGTGGGCGAGAACGAGGGCGTGGAGGTGATGAAGGCCGGCGCGCGCGACTACTTCCCCAAGACGAACATCATCCGGCTGCCGGCCGCGGTGGCGCGCGAGGTGGAGCAGGCCCGGCTGCGCCAGGAGCGCGCCTGGGCCGCGAGGGATCGGGATCTGCTGGCGCGCGCCGGCGAGGTGCTGGTGGGCTCGCTGGACTTCCAGTCGACGCTGGAGCGGGTGGCGCGCGTGCCGGTGCCGGAGCTGGCGGACTGGTGCGCCGTCTACCTCCCCGAGGAGGGACGCTACCTGCGCACGGTGGCGCTGGCGCACGAGGATCCCTCGCGGGTGGCGCTGGGACTCGAGACGGACCGGCTCTTTCCCATGGACCTGGAGGCCCCCTCGGGCCCTCCCTGTGTCTTTCGCACCGGCGAGCCGCTGCTGCTCACGGAGGTGCCCGAGGAGCGCCTGGCCCTGCTGGCGCGCTCTCCGGAGCACCTGCGCCGCATCCTCGCCCTGGGGCTGTGCTCCGTCATCCACGTGCCGTTGGTGGGGCGCATGGGGACGCTGGGCGTGGTGACGCTCGGCACCACCGGGCGCCGGCCGCGCTTCTGCCAGCGGGACATGCCCGTGGCGCAGGAACTGGCACGCCGCGCCGCGCTGACGCTGGAGAACGCGCGCCTGTACCACGAGTCCCAGGAGGCCATCCGCCTGCGTGACGAGTTCCTCGCCGTGGCGTCCCACGAGCTGCGCACCCCGCTCACCTCGCTGGGCCTGCAGTTGGGCTCGCTGGTGCAGCGGGCGCGGCGCGAGTCCGCCCTGGACATGGTGGAGCGGTTGGATCGGGGCCTGCGTCAGGTGCGGCGCCTGGGCACGCTGGTGGAGACGCTGCTGGACGTGTCGCGCCTGTCCACCGGCGAGCTGTCGCTGTCACCCGAGCGGATGGACCTGGGCGAGGTGGTGCGCGAGGTGTTGGAGCGCTTCGAGGCGGAGTCCCAGGCCATGGGCTGCGCGCTGCGGGTGGAGGTGACTCCGGGGCTCGTCGGCGAGTGGGACCGGATGCGGGTGGAGCAGGTGGTGTCCGGACTGCTCGCCAATGCCTTCAAGTTCGGGGCGCGCCGTCCGGTGGAGGTGCGGGTGTGGGCGGAGCGAGGGGGGGCGCGGGTGGTGGTGGAGGACCGGGGCATCGGGATTCCGGAGGACCAGCTCGAGCGCATCTTCGAGCGCTTCGGCCGGGCGGTGTCCTCGCGCTCCTACGGAGGGCTGGGGTTGGGGCTGTACGTGGCGCGCCGCGCGGCCGAGGCGCACGGGGGCCGCGTGTGGGCCGAGCAGCGCGAGGGCGGCGGGGCCCGCTTCACCCTGGAGCTGCCCCTGCGGCCCGCCCGGGTGGAGTGA
- a CDS encoding nuclear transport factor 2 family protein — protein sequence MASLFSEEVDWDIPGDTQRVPWIGRRKGRVGVADFFRALREQIEPLRFELRSLVVEGEEAVVLGALSSRVRSTGRVIDSEFAQHLRVRDGLSVRYRLFEDSFAVARAMDAS from the coding sequence ATCGCGTCGCTGTTCAGCGAGGAGGTCGACTGGGACATCCCAGGTGACACCCAGCGGGTCCCCTGGATAGGCAGACGAAAGGGGCGCGTGGGCGTCGCGGACTTCTTCCGCGCTCTTCGGGAGCAGATCGAGCCGCTCCGCTTCGAGCTCCGCTCGCTCGTCGTCGAGGGCGAGGAGGCCGTGGTGTTGGGGGCCCTGTCGTCACGCGTCAGGAGCACGGGCAGGGTCATCGACAGTGAGTTCGCCCAGCACCTGAGGGTGCGGGACGGGCTGAGCGTCCGCTACCGGCTCTTCGAGGACAGCTTCGCGGTGGCGAGGGCGATGGACGCGTCCTGA